In the Engystomops pustulosus chromosome 2, aEngPut4.maternal, whole genome shotgun sequence genome, one interval contains:
- the LOC140117722 gene encoding twist-related protein 2-like → MKEEGTCPESPEGSLVTSEEEAERQQRKAIRKRTVLVGKGGDGRVPVSPPCKRNKRSPQIDTFEDVHTQRIIANVRERQRTQSLNDAFAELRKIIPTLPSDKLSKIQTLKLASRYIDFLYQVLQSDELDHKIASCNYLAHERLSYAFSVWRMEGAWSMSTSH, encoded by the coding sequence ATGAAAGAAGAAGGAACATGCCCTGAATCCCCCGAAGGCAGCCTAGTAACCAGTGAAGAAGAGGCTGAGCGCCAACAGAGGAAGGCCATACGTAAACGCACAGTGTTGGTAGGCAAAGGTGGTGATGGGAGGGTACCTGTTTCACCTCCGTGCAAGCGTAACAAAAGGAGCCCCCAAATTGATACGTTCGAGGATGTACACACACAGAGAATCATTGCCAACGTGAGAGAGCGTCAGCGCACACAATCCCTAAATGATGCTTTTGCAGAGCTCCGAAAGATCATCCCTACCTTGCCATCTGATAAACTAAGCAAAATACAGACCCTGAAGCTGGCTTCACGCTATATTGATTTCCTGTACCAGGTCTTGCAGAGTGATGAGCTGGACCACAAGATTGCCAGTTGTAACTACCTTGCCCATGAAAGACTTAGCTACGCCTTCTCTGTGTGGAGAATGGAAGGTGCCTGGTCCATGTCTACATCCCACTGA